CGTCGGTCGCCCGGCTGTCGTCGGCGCACGCCCGCACCGCCAGGGCCTCATCCGTCCAGGACGAAACGGCCCCGCCCGATGCGGGGGCCTCCGCCCGCAGGGGCTGGGCAGCCGTCAGTTTGTCGCACACCATCCCCACCTGTCAGCGTCCTTTTCCCACACCGGCCCGGCCGCATCGGGATGCGGCCGGGAAGGGTTGCGGTGCATATATCACGGGGACCCGATGCCCGGCAAGCAGCGTCGACCCCCGCTGGGGGAGGATCAGTGGCGGCCCCAACCCAAGCCGCCGGACGACAATCGATGCCCCCAACTCGGAGCCTGGAAGCGATGGAACCCGCCGGCGGGTCCTCGGCCGTAAAAATGTGGCCAGCGGTGGGCGGAGCCGCGGAAGCGGCCACAGTCGCGATGGCTGCCCCGGTGAAACCTGTGGTCCCGGCGAATGTTGTTTTGGGACTGGTAGATGTGACGGCCGGCCCGGTTATGCATGCGGTTTAGGCGCCCCGCCTCAAACCGGCTGAGGCGGCCGTCGGAGAGGGCCCGGTGCCGGTAATCCCGAATGCGGTGCTGCTCGCGGGTCAGTCTTCCGTATTCGTGGGGGGTGATATCGCCGCTGCGAACACCGCTGTAGATCTCCCGCTGCTGGTTGTGGTGGCGGCTCCGGCGGGGGCCTTCGGCCCAGGCCAGGGTCCCCGCCAGAAAAACCATACCGATGATCAGAAAACCGATCTTGATGGCGTTTGATTTCATCTCGTCCCTCCTTTGGGTTGCGGTTTTGCCCCTTTAGACGCCGGGGGAGCCGAAAGGTTTACATGCTGACGCAAAAAAAAAGAGACCCGCCCGCCGGCGGCTCTGGCCGCAGGGTCTGAGAGATGCTATGAAACGGAAAAGGCCGCCTGAACCGGACGGCTGCCCGCACCGGCATTTGAGTCCCCAAACCGGCCGAGCCGCGGCAAGGGGGGGCCCATCTTCCACATTCCAAGGAGGAACGTCATGATCAAATACACCGGTGTCAACCACCTGGCTTTGGCCACCGGGGACATGGACCGGACCATCCGCTTCTGGCGCGACCTGCTGGGCATGCGCCTGGTGGCCGGGCTGGGCCGGCCGGGCTACCGGCACTACTTTTTCCAGATTTCGGAAACCGACCTGGTGGCCTTCTTCGAGTGGCCGGAGGTCGCACCGCTGCCCGAAAAGGACCACGGCCGACCGGTTACGGGGCCTTTCGGCTTCGACCACGTCTCCTTCGGGGTCGAGAGCGCGGAGGATCTCTGGGCGCTCAAGGCCCGCCTGGAGGCGGCCGGGGTCTTCGTCTCCGAGGTCATCGACCACGGGTTCATCCACTCCATCTATGCCCATGACCCCAACGGGATTCCCATCGAGTTCAGCCACGAGGTCCAGGGGGTGGACGTGCGCCGCAACCCGGTCATGCGCGACAGCGCGCCCTCGGCTGTCACGCGCGAGGGCGCAGATCCCCAGGACGGGGTCTGGCCCCCGGCCCCACCGCAACAGGTGAGCAACGAAGACCGGGTCGTCTACCCGGGAGCCGGCAGCGAGCTGTTTCACCAGAAGGAAAAATCCCGCTGAGGGCGGCGCTGGTAAAGCCTGGGCGGGCCACGCACCCCGCACAAGGGGGGGTGACATATGGGAGCGATTGAAATGCGGGTTGACCTTTAAGAAAAATAATGTTAATGGATAAAAATTATCATTTAAGACAAAGAGGCCTCCCTTGGCAGACCCCGGAAAAAGATTTGAAACCATCATCCAAAAATTAAAGGATAGTGGTCACAAGATAACGCCCCAGCGGCTGGCGATCGTCAAAATTCTCGCCAAAAGTGAAGGCCATCCCAGTGTTGAAAACATCCATGGCCAGATAAAAAAAGACTTTCCCACAACCAGTCTTGCCACTGTTTATAAAAATATCGTCACCATTAAATCACTTGGTGAAGTTCTCGAGTTGGGGTTCCCAGACGGGAGCAACCGCTATGACGGCAACAAGCCTCACCCCCACCCCCACGTTATCTGCATCAAGTGTAAAAAGATCGTCGACCCGCACCTGGATAGCCTGGATGAAATGAAAAAAGAGGTCGCAATGGAGACCAATTTCAAAATTCTGAATCACAGGTTGGACTTTTTCGGTATCTGCAGCACGTGTATGGCAGAGAAAGCGTAATAATTTTTTTTCGACTTCAATTGATAATCGTCAGCGACAATACGTACCCGATTTCGCGCTATACGAATGGTCTGAAGTTCTCCCAACGATCCTTCAAGCCCTCCATGGTCGCCGAAGCAACCGCTACACCCGCTGAAGTCGAAAAGATTGAAGGGCACCGGAGCCAGATATTCCTGACGGCACGGTGCATTACTTAAAAACAACGAAAGGAGAAACCCCATGAATGAAGAAAGCAAGCAGCCGGTAATGGGATCCACCGTTCGCGGCGGCGCGATGAACCGGGACTGGTGGCCGAACCAGTTGAACCTCAAGATTCTGCATCAGCACTCGAACTTGAGCAATCCCATGGGGGAGGCGTTCAACTACGCCGAGGAATTCAAGAAGCTCGACCTGAAAGCCCTCAAAAATGACCTCTACGCGCTGATGACCGACTCCCAGGACTGGTGGCCGGCCGATTGGGGTCACTACGGGGGGCTTCTCATCCGGATGGCGTGGCACAGCGCCGGCACCTACCGCCAGGGCGACGGCCGCGGCGGGGCGGGCTCCGGCAATCAGCGTCTGGCGCCGCTGAACAGCTGGCCCGACAACGTCAACCTCGACAAGGCGCGCCGCCTGCTCTGGCCCATCAAGCAGAAGTACGGCCGCAAGATCTCCTGGGCCGACCTGATGGTCCTCGCCGGAAACTGCGCCCTGGAGTCGATGGGATTTAAGACCTTCGGCTTCGGCGGCGGGCGCGAGGACGTCTGGGAGCCGGAAGAGGACATCTACTGGGGCGCCGAAGAGGAGTGGTTGGCCACCAGCGACAAGCCCAAGAGCCGCTACAGCGGTGAGCGGGACCTGGAAAACCCGCTGGCCGCCGTGCAGATGGGCCTGATCTACGTCAACCCCGAAGGACCGGACGGCAACCCGGACCCGGTGGCCTCCGGCCGCGACGTTCGCGAAACCTTCGCGCGCATGGCGATGAACGACGAGGAGACCGTCGCCCTGGTCGCCGGCGGGCACACCTTCGGCAAGTGCCACGGCGCCGGCCCCGCGACCCATGTGGGCCCCGAGCCCGAGGCCGCC
This is a stretch of genomic DNA from Desulfobacteraceae bacterium. It encodes these proteins:
- a CDS encoding VOC family protein — encoded protein: MIKYTGVNHLALATGDMDRTIRFWRDLLGMRLVAGLGRPGYRHYFFQISETDLVAFFEWPEVAPLPEKDHGRPVTGPFGFDHVSFGVESAEDLWALKARLEAAGVFVSEVIDHGFIHSIYAHDPNGIPIEFSHEVQGVDVRRNPVMRDSAPSAVTREGADPQDGVWPPAPPQQVSNEDRVVYPGAGSELFHQKEKSR
- a CDS encoding transcriptional repressor, producing MADPGKRFETIIQKLKDSGHKITPQRLAIVKILAKSEGHPSVENIHGQIKKDFPTTSLATVYKNIVTIKSLGEVLELGFPDGSNRYDGNKPHPHPHVICIKCKKIVDPHLDSLDEMKKEVAMETNFKILNHRLDFFGICSTCMAEKA